The following proteins come from a genomic window of Methanothrix sp.:
- a CDS encoding Dna2/Cas4 domain-containing protein, translated as MFVRIHDIGLYLRCPMLVYLESMGRECFRADAEHTILRYLALYAAPEDLRGDLSKVLVDLTRIHRIPEEDVIRSIDGMRESISRIASLPRELLTPCDTEVELRSERLGLSGILDRLVRPVRRRGILGMLLREDEMIPSIVRTGRSPGVGVWRRDRIQLAGYAMLLEERFGVEVSTGQVEYVRDGEVRRVRIRSLDRSRALWVRDRVREIRDGEMPDVEIEKCNSCEMIGMCGVKSSIVSRML; from the coding sequence ATGTTTGTAAGGATCCACGATATCGGGCTTTATCTTAGATGCCCCATGCTTGTGTATCTGGAGTCGATGGGCAGAGAATGCTTCAGAGCAGACGCCGAGCACACAATTCTCAGATACCTCGCGCTTTACGCTGCTCCAGAGGATCTGCGCGGAGATCTGTCAAAGGTCTTGGTGGATTTGACAAGGATCCACAGGATCCCGGAGGAAGATGTCATCAGATCCATTGATGGTATGAGGGAATCGATCTCCAGGATCGCATCCCTCCCACGGGAGCTCTTAACGCCGTGTGATACCGAGGTGGAGCTGCGCTCAGAGCGGCTGGGGCTCTCCGGCATACTCGACAGGCTGGTCAGGCCTGTGCGCCGGCGTGGTATACTTGGAATGCTGCTGAGAGAAGATGAGATGATTCCCTCAATCGTTCGAACAGGCAGATCGCCCGGAGTGGGTGTGTGGAGGAGGGACAGGATACAGCTCGCCGGATACGCGATGCTCCTCGAAGAGCGCTTTGGGGTCGAGGTCTCCACAGGGCAGGTGGAGTATGTGCGTGATGGGGAGGTAAGACGTGTGCGCATCAGAAGCCTGGACAGATCGAGGGCGCTATGGGTGAGAGACCGCGTTCGCGAGATACGCGATGGAGAGATGCCTGATGTGGAGATCGAGAAATGCAATTCGTGTGAGATGATCGGGATGTGCGGGGTGAAAAGCAGCATCGTCTCCAGGATGCTGTGA
- a CDS encoding NAD(P)/FAD-dependent oxidoreductase, with protein MSKDILEKGAIVQRDKETYAIAPHIPGGIIDPATLRKIADVAEKYNAKVLKLTSAQRIAIVGIKPEDIDNAWKDLGMSPGHAIGMCVRSIKICPGTTFCKRGQQDSVGVGLKLDEKYHGYQLPWKFKMGVSGCVNSCAEPWIKDIGLIGTSKGWRVVVGGCAGAKPRIAQVLAENLNDDEAIDLVDRIINYYKAHAKKQRLGEFIEEIGFERFKSEVLGS; from the coding sequence TTGTCCAAGGACATATTGGAGAAGGGTGCAATTGTGCAGCGTGACAAGGAGACATACGCCATAGCTCCTCACATACCTGGAGGCATAATAGACCCGGCCACGCTGAGAAAGATAGCAGATGTTGCTGAGAAGTACAACGCCAAGGTGCTGAAGCTCACATCTGCTCAGAGGATAGCGATAGTCGGCATCAAGCCTGAGGATATAGATAATGCATGGAAGGATCTAGGCATGAGCCCGGGCCATGCCATAGGGATGTGCGTGCGGAGCATAAAGATCTGCCCGGGCACGACGTTCTGCAAGAGAGGTCAGCAGGACTCTGTTGGGGTCGGATTGAAGCTCGACGAGAAATACCACGGATACCAGCTTCCCTGGAAGTTCAAGATGGGCGTCTCAGGGTGCGTCAACTCATGCGCCGAGCCATGGATCAAGGATATCGGGCTCATAGGCACATCGAAGGGCTGGCGCGTCGTCGTTGGGGGATGTGCAGGCGCAAAGCCGAGGATCGCGCAGGTTCTGGCGGAGAACCTGAATGACGATGAAGCCATCGATCTCGTGGACAGGATCATAAACTACTACAAGGCGCATGCAAAGAAGCAGCGCCTGGGGGAGTTCATCGAGGAGATAGGCTTCGAGAGGTTCAAGTCCGAGGTGCTGGGATCCTGA
- a CDS encoding nucleotide exchange factor GrpE, translating to MADEPSEEIIDEKQEAAPAGGASEDISVDEIAKLRQELEEVKRLADERLDQLLRCRAELDNVIKRNSREREELARFASETIIKKLLVFLDSLEQAAKHDDGSRALYDQLLDIMRSEGLEPIEAVGKRFDPFVHEAMMQVESQEAEDGTVVQEFQKGYTLHSKVIRTSKVAVAKRG from the coding sequence ATGGCAGATGAACCTTCAGAGGAGATCATTGATGAGAAGCAAGAGGCTGCTCCTGCCGGGGGCGCCTCTGAAGACATTTCTGTGGATGAGATTGCGAAACTCCGGCAGGAGCTGGAAGAGGTTAAGAGGCTTGCAGATGAGCGGCTGGATCAGCTGTTGAGATGCAGGGCAGAGCTGGACAATGTCATAAAAAGAAACTCCCGCGAGAGAGAGGAGCTTGCAAGGTTCGCATCAGAGACGATCATAAAAAAGCTCCTGGTCTTCCTGGACAGCCTGGAGCAGGCAGCGAAGCACGATGATGGATCCAGGGCGCTGTACGATCAGCTTCTGGATATAATGAGATCAGAGGGTCTGGAGCCGATAGAGGCCGTGGGGAAGAGGTTCGATCCGTTTGTGCATGAGGCGATGATGCAGGTCGAATCCCAGGAGGCTGAGGACGGGACCGTGGTTCAGGAGTTCCAGAAGGGTTACACGCTTCATTCAAAGGTCATAAGAACTTCAAAGGTCGCTGTCGCAAAACGTGGATAA
- a CDS encoding HEAT repeat domain-containing protein, giving the protein MDTENPLMMLRSENYFESQRAAWELVGMGESAVPGLLEALHDPAPHVRYRAAWALGKIGDTRAVDALSGCLLGDDDRAVREWSAAALEAIGDPSAIPALVQAMRSDPARDVRLRAAAALRGLRAEAALIDLLNDTDPMVRGMAVTALARLKSRDAVSAAADLLRDEDPEVRRRAAGFMGELAIEDTADLLAPLLFDEYLDVRVEAVKALGRIRTDRACDLVVSALSDENPEIRLSAVTTLGEMANPKALTPLVDIMLGGDLEEIRAWAAWSLGEINDQRAIEPLKKACSSDNCPEIVREKARASLREVYGLDL; this is encoded by the coding sequence ATGGACACTGAAAATCCACTCATGATGCTCAGGAGCGAGAATTACTTTGAGAGCCAGAGGGCCGCATGGGAGCTCGTGGGCATGGGCGAGAGCGCGGTTCCCGGCCTTCTCGAGGCTCTGCATGATCCTGCGCCACACGTCCGGTACAGAGCAGCATGGGCTCTCGGAAAGATTGGTGATACAAGGGCGGTTGATGCTCTATCGGGATGCCTGCTCGGCGATGATGATCGGGCGGTTAGAGAGTGGTCTGCCGCCGCGCTCGAGGCCATAGGCGATCCATCTGCAATCCCAGCTCTCGTCCAGGCAATGAGATCTGACCCGGCGAGGGATGTGCGTTTAAGAGCCGCTGCCGCACTGCGCGGGCTGCGTGCTGAGGCCGCGCTAATAGATCTTCTGAACGATACAGACCCCATGGTGAGGGGCATGGCGGTCACAGCGCTCGCGAGGCTGAAGTCCAGGGATGCTGTATCTGCGGCCGCAGATCTCCTGCGCGACGAGGATCCTGAGGTCAGGAGGAGGGCGGCTGGCTTCATGGGAGAGCTCGCGATAGAGGACACCGCAGATCTCCTCGCCCCATTGCTCTTCGACGAATATCTGGACGTGCGGGTTGAGGCTGTGAAGGCGCTCGGGCGGATACGCACAGATCGTGCATGCGATCTTGTTGTGTCTGCACTGAGTGACGAGAACCCGGAGATAAGGCTCTCCGCGGTGACAACGCTGGGCGAGATGGCCAATCCGAAAGCACTCACCCCACTTGTCGATATAATGCTCGGAGGAGATCTCGAGGAGATCAGGGCATGGGCCGCGTGGTCCCTCGGGGAGATAAATGATCAGAGGGCCATAGAGCCTCTCAAGAAGGCCTGCAGCTCGGACAACTGCCCTGAGATCGTCAGGGAAAAGGCCAGAGCGTCTTTGCGAGAGGTTTATGGCCTGGATCTCTGA
- a CDS encoding non-histone chromosomal MC1 family protein gives MAEKKSEKRNFALRDAEGNEIGVFSGKQPRQAALKAANRGFTDIRLRERGTKKVHIFKGWRTQVPKPPNAPAWMPDMIWKPNVKKIGIEKLDKI, from the coding sequence ATGGCGGAAAAAAAGTCTGAGAAGAGGAACTTCGCATTGAGGGATGCCGAAGGAAATGAGATCGGTGTCTTCAGCGGGAAGCAGCCGAGGCAGGCAGCGCTCAAGGCTGCCAACAGAGGGTTCACAGATATCAGGCTGAGAGAGAGGGGAACGAAGAAGGTTCACATCTTCAAGGGCTGGAGAACACAGGTGCCGAAGCCACCCAATGCGCCCGCATGGATGCCGGACATGATCTGGAAGCCGAACGTCAAAAAGATAGGCATAGAGAAGCTGGACAAGATTTAA
- a CDS encoding YkgJ family cysteine cluster protein, with translation MTTPREIAIKLIEATSMLGDPRAEDPLVPALSEADYYRIACHMLFVCRRCGTCCTTGDPIKLREEDVRRIARHLRITPSRAMKRYVARRVSETGKGFLAMKHTRPCRFYDPSAKGCRIYEARPWSCRIFPFLGIYGSDDAVKVHTSCPGSIEAVKALTEALSELKGSGYSGTEDPDVVRRARRWFDEVLMSISPE, from the coding sequence ATGACAACTCCGAGGGAGATAGCGATAAAGCTGATCGAGGCGACATCGATGCTTGGCGACCCGAGGGCAGAGGACCCGCTCGTGCCAGCGCTCTCCGAGGCTGATTACTACCGGATCGCTTGCCACATGCTCTTTGTGTGCAGGCGCTGCGGCACCTGCTGCACAACGGGCGATCCGATAAAGCTGAGAGAGGAGGACGTCAGGAGGATCGCCAGACATCTCAGGATAACTCCAAGCAGGGCCATGAAGCGGTATGTTGCTCGCAGGGTCTCGGAGACCGGAAAGGGCTTTCTTGCGATGAAGCACACCAGACCATGCAGGTTCTACGATCCATCAGCGAAGGGGTGCAGGATCTATGAGGCCAGGCCATGGTCATGCCGTATATTCCCCTTCCTGGGGATTTACGGATCGGATGATGCTGTCAAGGTTCACACCAGCTGCCCCGGGTCGATCGAGGCGGTGAAAGCCCTCACCGAGGCGCTGAGCGAGCTGAAGGGGAGCGGCTACAGTGGCACAGAGGATCCAGATGTCGTGAGAAGGGCGAGGAGATGGTTCGATGAAGTCCTGATGAGCATATCGCCAGAATGA
- a CDS encoding alkaline phosphatase family protein, which produces MRMVSQTDIAPSIARSLGFHLPDPDGRPIEEIGRWRCKRAILIIVDSLGYELCRSFLPHLRHMREIAGSGFLFRALHVSDHTSPAIASILSGLTPEHHGIYDTESAKRSPILSIPEIASSSGLRSAVIMEKGGAEVYDGLIEYIGAVPRTLPPDEFDHHICRLTVEALSTDPALVVSYFIGLDKAAHNGLHLDGFIKAAVSIDSHIGEVFRRAGSATMIVIVGDHPVHAGKMKNDDDQSVALIIGRKI; this is translated from the coding sequence ATGAGAATGGTAAGCCAGACAGACATCGCGCCGAGCATAGCGCGATCGCTTGGATTTCATCTACCTGATCCGGATGGCAGGCCGATAGAGGAGATCGGGCGGTGGAGATGCAAGAGGGCGATTCTGATAATAGTCGACAGTCTTGGGTATGAGCTCTGCAGATCATTTCTTCCACATTTGAGACACATGAGAGAGATAGCTGGCTCTGGCTTCCTGTTCAGAGCTCTTCACGTCTCAGATCACACATCTCCGGCCATAGCATCGATACTCAGCGGGCTCACACCTGAGCATCACGGCATATATGATACGGAGAGCGCCAAGAGGTCGCCGATCCTTAGCATACCCGAGATCGCGAGCTCTTCCGGCCTGAGGTCTGCGGTGATAATGGAGAAGGGTGGTGCCGAGGTCTACGATGGACTGATAGAATACATAGGCGCTGTCCCGAGAACGCTCCCCCCAGATGAGTTCGATCACCACATCTGCAGGCTTACCGTTGAAGCGCTCTCCACAGACCCTGCCCTCGTTGTGTCATACTTCATAGGGCTCGATAAGGCAGCACATAACGGATTGCATCTCGATGGATTTATTAAAGCTGCTGTCTCCATAGACTCTCACATAGGGGAGGTGTTCAGAAGAGCAGGCTCTGCGACAATGATCGTGATCGTGGGGGATCATCCTGTTCACGCAGGGAAGATGAAGAATGATGACGACCAGAGCGTGGCACTCATAATCGGAAGGAAGATCTGA
- the nifU gene encoding Fe-S cluster assembly scaffold protein NifU has protein sequence MNQQTGYSKKVMEHFMNPRNVGVIDDPDGYGRVGNPVCGDLMEIFIKVRDGRIEDIKFRTFGCGAAIATSSMITEMARGKSLEEAMRITRNDVADALDGLPPQKMHCSNLAADALHAAINDYLSKKQKH, from the coding sequence ATGAATCAGCAGACCGGCTACAGCAAAAAGGTGATGGAGCACTTCATGAACCCCAGAAACGTTGGGGTGATAGATGATCCAGATGGATACGGCAGAGTCGGAAATCCGGTTTGTGGGGACCTCATGGAGATCTTCATAAAGGTGAGGGATGGAAGAATAGAGGACATCAAGTTCAGGACGTTTGGATGCGGGGCGGCGATCGCCACGAGCAGCATGATAACAGAGATGGCCAGAGGAAAGAGCCTGGAGGAGGCGATGAGGATAACGAGAAATGATGTGGCGGATGCGCTCGATGGCCTGCCCCCACAGAAGATGCACTGCTCCAACCTCGCGGCGGATGCGCTGCACGCAGCCATCAACGATTACCTCTCGAAAAAGCAAAAGCATTAA
- a CDS encoding class I SAM-dependent methyltransferase family protein, translating to MTRATCERDRLAVVVGSSEAANAIGMLLENGLLDKRRKIVRRGGMVEIPVLKEVAGMQIVEQSSPEHYLKMPELSDLLDGAIPAHLRDLLPRGWFILGDTIIVRIHQELSEHKRMIGDALLRLYPRCRCVLADQGVRGQFREPCREVIAGTPGETIHRENGVLFKLDPMRIMFSQGNVKERMRMASLGKGETVVDMFAGIGYFSLPMAVHSRPSRITAIEINPVAHRYLVENIRLNRVEDIINPVLGDCAVLTPEGEADRVIMGMVGITERYLRKGIEALRPGGVLHYHQNVPAWQYPDALVRPPVHAAALLGRAAKPIGCHKIKKYAPGIVHGVADIRVY from the coding sequence TTGACCAGAGCTACATGCGAACGCGATAGGCTTGCTGTGGTGGTCGGGAGCTCCGAGGCTGCGAATGCCATAGGAATGCTTCTCGAGAATGGACTGCTCGATAAGCGCAGGAAGATCGTGCGCAGAGGGGGGATGGTTGAGATTCCTGTGCTGAAAGAGGTTGCGGGAATGCAGATCGTCGAGCAGTCATCGCCAGAGCACTACCTCAAAATGCCGGAACTCTCAGATCTCCTGGATGGAGCGATTCCAGCGCATCTCAGGGATCTCCTGCCGAGGGGCTGGTTCATACTGGGAGACACGATAATCGTCCGAATACACCAAGAACTCTCGGAGCACAAGCGGATGATAGGCGATGCTCTTCTCAGGCTATATCCGAGATGCAGGTGCGTCCTTGCGGATCAGGGGGTCAGAGGCCAGTTCAGGGAGCCATGCAGGGAGGTGATCGCAGGGACGCCGGGGGAGACGATCCACAGGGAGAACGGAGTTCTCTTCAAGCTCGATCCCATGAGAATAATGTTCTCACAGGGCAACGTGAAGGAGAGGATGAGGATGGCGTCTCTCGGTAAAGGTGAGACCGTCGTTGATATGTTCGCCGGAATAGGCTACTTCTCCCTGCCGATGGCTGTGCACTCGAGACCATCCAGGATCACAGCGATCGAGATAAATCCGGTCGCCCACAGATACCTGGTGGAGAACATCAGGCTGAACCGCGTGGAGGATATCATCAATCCAGTGCTCGGAGACTGTGCTGTTCTGACGCCCGAAGGAGAGGCGGACAGGGTCATAATGGGGATGGTGGGGATAACCGAGAGATACCTGAGGAAGGGAATAGAGGCGTTGAGGCCCGGCGGTGTCCTGCACTACCACCAGAATGTGCCCGCCTGGCAGTATCCTGACGCTCTGGTAAGACCTCCGGTGCATGCCGCAGCGCTTCTCGGGAGAGCTGCGAAGCCCATCGGGTGCCACAAGATCAAGAAGTATGCTCCAGGGATAGTACACGGGGTCGCGGACATCAGGGTCTACTGA
- the mscL gene encoding large-conductance mechanosensitive channel protein MscL translates to MGFIDEFKEFAVKGNALDMAVGIIIGAAFGAIVNSLVKDIIMPPLGLILGRVNFTDLFIALDGKAYPSLAAAQAAGAPTINYGLFINTIINFLIVALAIFIVIRRINAMKKAPAPPAPNTKECPYCRETIPLAAVKCPHCTSDLKA, encoded by the coding sequence ATGGGATTTATCGATGAGTTTAAAGAGTTTGCAGTAAAGGGCAACGCTTTGGACATGGCCGTTGGCATAATAATCGGAGCTGCCTTCGGGGCTATCGTCAACTCTCTTGTCAAGGACATAATAATGCCGCCGCTGGGTCTCATCCTCGGAAGGGTGAACTTCACGGATCTTTTCATAGCCCTGGACGGAAAGGCCTATCCTTCGCTTGCGGCTGCCCAGGCGGCTGGCGCTCCGACCATAAACTACGGTCTGTTCATAAACACCATAATAAACTTCCTGATAGTGGCGCTGGCCATATTCATCGTCATAAGACGCATCAACGCCATGAAGAAGGCGCCAGCACCGCCTGCGCCTAACACGAAGGAGTGCCCGTACTGCAGGGAGACCATACCTCTTGCAGCGGTGAAATGCCCGCACTGCACATCTGATCTCAAGGCGTAA
- a CDS encoding rubrerythrin family protein produces MSKTEEYLREAFAGESQANRKYLAFAEKAEKEGYPQVARLFRAAAEAETVHAMNHLRALNAIRSTRENLEEAVAGETHEFKDMYPEMMKTAKEEGKKAAEISFRYANEVEKVHAELYREALAKLGELREEYPYFVCPVCGMTVGREPPERCPICGAKGSSFRRID; encoded by the coding sequence ATGTCCAAGACAGAGGAGTATCTTAGGGAGGCGTTCGCAGGAGAGTCGCAGGCGAACAGGAAGTACCTGGCATTTGCCGAGAAGGCTGAGAAGGAAGGGTATCCGCAGGTTGCCAGGCTCTTCCGGGCTGCAGCCGAGGCCGAGACGGTGCATGCGATGAACCATCTCAGAGCGCTTAATGCCATACGCTCGACGAGGGAGAACCTCGAGGAGGCGGTGGCAGGAGAGACGCACGAGTTCAAAGATATGTACCCTGAGATGATGAAGACCGCAAAAGAAGAGGGAAAGAAGGCCGCCGAGATATCGTTCCGCTACGCAAACGAGGTGGAGAAGGTCCACGCAGAACTCTACAGGGAAGCGCTGGCAAAGCTGGGCGAGTTGAGGGAAGAGTACCCCTACTTCGTCTGCCCCGTATGCGGGATGACCGTCGGAAGGGAACCGCCGGAGAGATGCCCGATATGTGGAGCTAAGGGTTCCTCATTCAGGCGAATAGACTGA
- the lysA gene encoding diaminopimelate decarboxylase: MFGGKDHIRVVNNHLYISGADTVEIAERFGTPVYVTSEDRLRENIRRYHRAFPDADKYFAVKANGNISIIRILAHEGAGADVFSAGELYLARLAGVPREKILFNGNSKRDEELRMAVTSGVRVSVDSEEELETLSSIASEEGKSVEVLFRVNPDISVDTHPKIATGLKSSKFGIPPKSVKSIYEKAMQMDGVEPVGLHCHIGSQILDVSPFSEAAARMMDLAGEIAGIGGDVKLLDLGGGLGIQYDPAASPAPSPQDLANAVLPVIERRSEELGVRMRLILEPGRSIVADTTILLTRVNVVKRAHVTFVGVDAGFNVLARPMLYDAYHHIVVANRAGAEISDKYTVVGPICESGDVLARDRALPVVERGDILAFLDAGAYGFSMSSQYNGQPRPAEVLVHDGDVELIRKAEDINALLACQVIPPRLV; this comes from the coding sequence ATGTTCGGAGGCAAGGATCACATCCGGGTTGTCAACAATCACCTGTATATCTCAGGAGCTGACACAGTTGAGATTGCTGAGAGGTTCGGAACTCCTGTTTATGTAACATCCGAGGATCGTCTCAGAGAGAACATCCGGAGGTATCACAGAGCCTTCCCGGATGCTGATAAGTACTTCGCCGTGAAGGCGAATGGCAACATCTCGATAATAAGAATCCTCGCGCATGAGGGAGCTGGGGCGGATGTCTTCTCCGCCGGGGAGCTTTACCTTGCCAGACTTGCAGGAGTTCCCAGGGAGAAGATACTCTTCAACGGTAACTCCAAAAGGGATGAGGAGCTGAGGATGGCTGTGACCTCGGGGGTTCGCGTCTCGGTCGACTCCGAGGAGGAGCTGGAGACCCTGAGCAGTATCGCATCAGAGGAAGGGAAGAGCGTTGAGGTCCTCTTCAGGGTCAACCCCGATATCTCGGTGGATACACATCCGAAGATAGCCACAGGTCTGAAGAGCTCGAAGTTCGGCATACCCCCCAAGTCTGTGAAGAGCATCTACGAAAAGGCGATGCAGATGGACGGGGTGGAGCCGGTCGGTCTCCACTGCCACATAGGCTCTCAGATACTCGATGTCTCGCCCTTTTCAGAGGCCGCTGCCAGGATGATGGATCTGGCTGGTGAGATAGCTGGTATCGGCGGTGATGTGAAGCTCCTGGATCTCGGTGGAGGCCTTGGGATTCAGTACGATCCTGCAGCATCTCCAGCGCCATCTCCGCAGGATCTGGCGAATGCAGTGCTGCCTGTGATCGAGAGGAGATCCGAAGAGCTCGGCGTCCGGATGAGGCTGATTCTTGAGCCCGGGAGGAGCATCGTCGCGGACACCACGATACTGCTAACCAGGGTCAATGTTGTCAAGCGGGCTCATGTCACGTTCGTGGGAGTGGATGCTGGATTCAATGTGCTCGCACGGCCGATGCTCTACGACGCCTACCATCACATCGTAGTGGCGAACAGGGCAGGTGCTGAGATCTCGGATAAATACACAGTCGTCGGGCCGATCTGCGAGAGCGGAGACGTCCTTGCGCGCGACAGGGCGCTTCCTGTGGTGGAGAGGGGCGACATCCTTGCGTTTCTCGATGCAGGGGCGTACGGATTCTCGATGTCATCTCAGTACAACGGCCAGCCGCGGCCTGCAGAGGTCCTGGTCCATGATGGAGATGTGGAGCTCATAAGAAAAGCAGAGGATATCAACGCCCTCCTCGCATGCCAGGTCATACCGCCGAGGCTGGTGTGA
- a CDS encoding CxxC-x17-CxxC domain-containing protein, which yields MRFGNRGGFNHGPREMHDVVCSDCGKQTQVPFKPDGSRPVYCKECYQKHRPARVR from the coding sequence ATGAGATTTGGTAACAGGGGTGGCTTCAACCACGGCCCAAGAGAGATGCATGATGTGGTATGCTCGGATTGCGGTAAACAGACACAGGTTCCATTCAAGCCCGATGGGTCCAGGCCCGTATACTGCAAGGAGTGCTATCAGAAACACAGGCCCGCAAGGGTGAGATGA
- the thsA gene encoding thermosome subunit alpha has product MSGYPIIILKEGAKRDVGREAQHKNITAARAVAEAVRTTLGPKGMDKMLVDSNGDVVVTNDGATILWELDIEHPVAKMIVEVARAQDDEVGDGTTTAVVLAGELLKKAEELLDKGVHPTTIVQGYKTAEAKAGEILEGMSVEVTRDNREMLRKIAMTAMIGKGIEAMKEKLADIVVDAALAIEDNGKVDVENRVKIVKITGGSLADTELVHGIVLELERLNPEMPRKVEDARIALLDATLELKKLGTDAKITISEVEGLRSFKEGEKKVLEAQVEALAKAGANVVLCQKGIGVAASHFLAKHNMLAARRVKDEDMKMLALATGARIIGDPMQASPQDLGHARVVEDRKIKKDKHMIFIEGCKDPKAVTIVVHGGSEVFLDEMERALNDALMVVGDVLSYRKIVPGGGAPEVEVAERMREFAATLSGREQLAVEAFADAVEVIPKTLAENAGLDPIDTIVALRSKHGAGLRAYGVDVHNGGTADMLDGGVVEPLKVKLQAVKSAAEAATMVLRVDDVIAAKREELKPKPGQSPHDYTRM; this is encoded by the coding sequence ATGAGCGGCTATCCGATCATCATTTTAAAGGAAGGTGCCAAGCGCGATGTGGGACGCGAGGCCCAGCATAAAAACATAACAGCTGCGAGGGCGGTGGCAGAGGCTGTGAGAACTACCCTTGGACCGAAGGGCATGGACAAGATGCTGGTGGACAGCAATGGAGATGTGGTGGTGACGAATGATGGCGCCACGATACTCTGGGAGCTGGATATAGAGCATCCAGTCGCCAAGATGATCGTGGAGGTCGCAAGGGCGCAGGATGATGAGGTTGGAGATGGAACCACAACAGCTGTCGTCCTTGCGGGAGAGCTTCTGAAGAAGGCTGAGGAGCTTCTTGACAAGGGTGTCCATCCTACCACGATAGTCCAGGGGTACAAGACTGCCGAGGCGAAGGCCGGCGAGATTCTCGAGGGCATGTCTGTCGAGGTCACCAGAGATAACAGAGAGATGCTGAGAAAGATAGCGATGACAGCGATGATCGGGAAGGGCATCGAGGCGATGAAGGAGAAGCTTGCAGACATTGTTGTGGATGCAGCTCTCGCCATCGAGGACAACGGGAAGGTGGATGTCGAGAACAGAGTGAAGATAGTGAAGATCACCGGTGGGAGCCTAGCGGACACAGAGCTCGTCCACGGCATAGTTCTTGAGCTGGAGCGCCTGAATCCCGAGATGCCCAGAAAGGTCGAGGATGCGAGAATCGCCCTGCTGGATGCAACGCTCGAGCTGAAGAAGCTTGGCACAGATGCAAAGATAACGATCTCAGAGGTCGAGGGTCTGAGGAGCTTCAAGGAGGGTGAGAAGAAGGTCCTTGAGGCACAGGTGGAGGCTCTCGCAAAGGCCGGAGCAAATGTGGTGCTTTGCCAGAAGGGAATCGGCGTTGCCGCGTCGCATTTCCTCGCAAAGCACAACATGCTCGCTGCACGCAGGGTCAAGGACGAGGATATGAAGATGCTCGCCCTTGCGACCGGCGCGAGGATCATAGGCGATCCGATGCAGGCATCCCCGCAGGATCTCGGGCATGCCAGAGTGGTTGAGGACAGAAAGATCAAGAAGGACAAGCACATGATCTTCATCGAGGGCTGCAAGGACCCGAAGGCTGTGACAATAGTCGTCCACGGCGGATCCGAGGTCTTCCTGGACGAGATGGAGAGGGCCCTGAACGATGCCCTGATGGTCGTTGGTGATGTGCTGTCGTACAGAAAGATAGTCCCCGGCGGAGGCGCTCCTGAGGTCGAGGTCGCTGAGAGGATGAGGGAGTTTGCTGCGACGCTCAGCGGCAGGGAGCAGCTCGCGGTGGAGGCATTTGCAGATGCAGTAGAGGTCATACCCAAGACGCTCGCAGAGAACGCGGGGCTTGATCCGATAGACACCATTGTGGCTCTTAGATCGAAGCATGGTGCAGGCCTCAGAGCGTATGGGGTCGATGTGCATAACGGAGGTACTGCGGACATGCTCGACGGCGGCGTCGTGGAGCCGCTCAAGGTCAAGCTGCAGGCAGTAAAATCAGCTGCAGAGGCTGCCACAATGGTTCTTAGGGTGGATGATGTGATAGCTGCCAAGAGAGAGGAGCTCAAGCCGAAGCCAGGGCAGAGTCCACACGACTACACGAGGATGTGA